A section of the Pochonia chlamydosporia 170 chromosome 2, whole genome shotgun sequence genome encodes:
- a CDS encoding amidase (similar to Cordyceps militaris CM01 XP_006667190.1) encodes MGQTSWQAVAEQYQRQRTSAIPVQWVIPPQKLQGLKESTTRVLDVLSELLPQHVLQITRHGASALATKIRDREYTCLQVTEAFCQQAAVAQQLTNCLTEIFFHDALKQARQLDHVLETTGKPVGPLHGVPVSVKDHYNVKGYPTTAGYISYAKNGIKNEDAHIVQIMRNAGAVLYAKTNNPQCMMVLETVSNIYGRTLNPWNTNLGAGGSSGGEGALLAQRGSPLGIGSDIGGSIRVPAAFNGLYGFKPSGKRVPTAGWECTMTGAESITAVAGPMGHSIQDLELFFQVVSDSKPWLKEPLLAMPWQSQIENHGDKKLKIGVMVCDEVVLPHPYITRVLKAVADQLEQNGHEVFGFKPHDHMRAWDDILLPLYFTDGGLDIKQTLAAGEEPMLPSAKKLLDDPKIKQRSIHEVWKLNIARDVYRTEYLQKWAETTKSGTSHKPMDVLICPVAPLQGTRHDVKPWWGYCAQWNLLDYPSGVIPVGKVLETDLYPDEYKPLSELDKENMLLYDNGLYRGMPVSVQVVGLPYHDETVMGAMNIIDKIVNA; translated from the exons ATGGGACAAACTTCCTGGCAAGCTGTTGCAGAG CAATACCAACGGCAGCGCACATCTGCGATACCAGTGCAATGGGTTATCCCACCCCAGAAATTACAGGGACTTAAAGAGTCAACCACTCGAGTTCTTGATGTGCTGTCAGAGCTGCTCCCGCAGCATGTTTTACAGATAACTCGCCACGGCGCATCCGCTCTGGCCACCAAGATAAGAGACCGGGAATACACATGCCTGCAAGTCACAGAGGCattttgccaacaagcagcagTCGCGCAACAGTTGACCAACTGTCTCACGGAAATATTCTTCCATGACGCTCTCAAGCAAGCTCGCCAGCTTGATCACGTTCTTGAAACGACAGGGAAGCCGGTAGGACCATTGCATGGTGTGCCTGTGTCCGTCAAAGACCACTATAACGTTAAAGGATACCCAACTACTGCTGGATACATCTCATATGCCAAGAACGGCATCAAAAATGAAGACGCTCACATTGTGCAAATCATGAGAAACGCAGGGGCTGTTCTCTACGCCAAGACGAATAATCCGCAGTGTATGATGGTCCTCGAAACGGTAAGTAACATATACGGACGCACTTTAAACCCATGGAACACCAatcttggtgctggtggctctAGTGGAGGAGAGGGCGCTCTTCTCGCACAACGCGGTTCGCCGCTGGGGATCGGGTCTGATATTGGAGGATCAATCAGGGTTCCTGCCGCGTTCAACGGTCTCTATGGCTTTAAGCCATCTGGGAAACGGGTTCCCACTGCCGGATGGGAGTGTACCATGACAGGTGCAGAGTCGATCACCGCCGTTGCAGGGCCGATGGGCCATAGTATCCAGGATCTGGAGCTCTTTTTCCAGGTGGTTTCGGACTCGAAGCCTTGGTTGAAGGAACCTCTTCTTGCGATGCCTTGGCAATCACAGATTGAAAATCATGGAGATaaaaagttgaagattggggtCATGGTTTGTGATGAGGTTGTACTGCCGCATCCTTATATTACCAGAGTTTTGAAAGCGGTTGCAGATCAGCTGGAACAGAATGGACACGAAG TTTTTGGCTTCAAGCCCCATGACCACATGAGGGCATGGGATGACATCCTGCTGCCGCTGTATTTTACGGATGGAGGTCTGGATATTAAGCAGACTCTTGCCGCAGGAGAGGAGCCCATGCTCCCATCTGCAaagaagctgcttgatgaTCCCAAGATTAAACAGCGGTCCATACATGAAGTCTGGAAG CTCAATATCGCTCGCGATGTATATCGAACAGAGTACCTACAGAAATGGGCCGAGACAACCAAGTCAGGCACCTCACACAAACCCATGGATGTTCTCATTTGTCCGGTGGCGCCATTACAAGGCACTCGTCACGACGTTAAGCCCTGGTGGGGATACTGCGCACAATGGAATCTGCTCGACTACCCTAGCGGTGTGATTCCCGTGGGTAAGGTCCTAGAGACTGACTTGTATCCTGACGAATACAAGCCTCTGagcgagctggacaaggAGAATATGTTGCTTT ATGATAATGGACTCTACAGGGGAATGCCAGTCTCTGTTCAAGTAGTTGGCTTACCGTATCATGATGAAACAGTTATGGGAGCAATGAATATCATagacaagattgtcaatGCCTGA
- a CDS encoding methyltransferase domain-containing protein (similar to Colletotrichum fioriniae PJ7 XP_007595551.1) — protein sequence MESTTEAAADRRSDETVSKGKDKDPKTKSPPRTKTPPDVSEVKPTTQQHQSPPEAEIETDDTATIEVDSRHNYDSASDAGYGTDEAGSTASTSISSSIRDYAFENNRRYHKYQEGRYQFPNDEPEQEREDMKHSMIVNLCDGRLHFAPLHNPQRILDVGTGTGIWATDMGDEYPEADVQGIDLSPIQPQWVPPNVHFILDDAEAEWVYPENSLDYIHLRHMTSSIRDWPLLVSRAYEALAPGGWIEMQELMFDLRCDDDSVRPGNMVAGFFDNMKKGLESFGVDLLAMRKNQQFLLDAGFIHVQEVPRKVPVGVWPKGQKMKTIGLYNRSMIYDALSGVSIKPFKHGLKWPQEEIELYLVGVRKDLMDSSQHGYIPFHVVIGQKPE from the exons ATGGAATCGACAACAGAAGCCGCCGCCGACCGACGAAGCGATGAGACAgtcagcaaaggcaaagacaaggATCCCAAGACGAAATCACCTCCGAGGACGAAGACACCACCTGACGTCTCCGAGGTCAAGCCCACGACGCAGCAACACCAGTCGCCGCCGGAGGCCGAGATAGAGACTGATGACACAGCAACCATCGAAGTTGATTCACGACACAATTATGACTCTGCAAGTGATGCCGGATACGGGACAGACGAGGCCGGATCAACTGCCTCGACCTCAATATCTAGCAGCATCCGCGACTATGCTTTTGAGAACAACCGGCGTTACCACAAATACCAGGAGGGTCGGTACCAGTTTCCAAACGATGAGCCCGAACAGGAGAGAGAAGACATGAAGCACTCCATGATTGTCAACCTTTGCGATGGCAGGCTGCACTTTGCGCCTTTGCACAACCCGCAGCGGATTTTGGATGTCGGGACTGGAACGGGTATTTGGGCCACTGACA TGGGTGACGAGTATCCAGAAGCAGACGTCCAAGGCATAGACCTAAGTCCCATTCAACCACAATGGGTCCCCCCAAATGTGCACTTCATCCTCGACGACGCCGAAGCGGAATGGGTCTATCCCGAGAACTCACTAGATTACATTCATCTCCGACACATGACATCGTCAATCCGAGACTGGCCACTACTAGTTTCCAGAGCATACGAAGCCCTCGCACCCGGGGGCTGGATTGAAATGCAAGAACTCATGTTTGACCTACGATGCGACGACGACTCTGTCCGGCCGGGAAACATGGTAGCCGGCTTCTTCGACAATATGAAGAAGGGACTTGAATCCTTTGGGGTGGACTTGCTAGCGATGCGGAAGAATCAGCAATTCCTTCTTGACGCGGGCTTCATTCATGTTCAGGAGGTCCCACGCAAGGTTCCCGTCGGTGTGTGGCCCAAGgggcagaagatgaagactATTGGCCTTTACAACAGGAGCATGATTTACGATGCCTTGTCTGGCGTGTCAATAAAGCCGTTTAAACATGGTTTGAAGTGGCCgcaggaggagattgagctTTATTTGGTTGGGGTGAGGAAGGATTTGATGGACAGTTCGCAGCATGGATATATCCCTTTTCATGTGGTTATTGGTCAGAAGCCGGAATAG
- a CDS encoding Chorismate mutase, AroQ class, eukaryotic type (similar to Metarhizium robertsii ARSEF 23 XP_007817451.1) — MDSAVDMNDASKVLDLSRIRFQLIRLEDTITFHLIERVQFALNKTIYTPGALKIPNSNLSFFDWYFSEQEKLQSLIRRYESPDEYPFFPDAVQTPILKPLNYPKILHPNDVNVNDKIKNFYIEKFLPAVCPDFGREDRGESQENYGSAATSDFACLQALSRRIHFGKFVAESKYRSDPEKYKKLILANDRVGIETSITNKAVEKSVLARLRLKALTYGKDPSISDESEEHVKIDVDAVVAMYEDFVIPLTKEVEVEYLMQRLEGEQ, encoded by the exons ATGGATTCCGCAGTGGACATGAACGATGCGTCCAAGGTGTTGGACCTATCCCGGATTCGCTTCCAACTGAT CCGTCTAGAAGATACAATCACCTTTCACCTCATTGAGCGAGTCCAATTCGCCCTAAACAAG ACCATCTACACCCCCGGCGCCCTCAAGATCCCCAACAGCAacctctccttcttcgaCTGGTACTTCTCCGAACAAGAAAAACTCCAATCCCTCATCCGCCGCTACGAATCCCCCGACGAATACCCCTTCTTCCCGGACGCCGTCCAAACCCCCATCCTCAAGCCCCTCAACTACCCCAAGATTCTGCACCCCAACgacgtcaacgtcaacgacAAGATTAAAAACTTCTACATTGAAAAGTTCCTCCCCGCCGTGTGCCCCGACTTTGGACGCGAAGACCGCGGCGAGTCGCAGGAGAATTACGGCTCAGCGGCGACGTCCGACTTCGCGTGTCTGCAGGCGCTGTCGCGGAGAATTCATTTCGGCAAATTCGTCGCGGAGTCGAAATACCGATCTGATCCGGAGAAGTACAAGAAGTTGATTTTGGCGAATGACCGGGTGGGCATTGAGACGAGCATTACGAATAAGGCGGTGGAGAAGTCTGTGCTGGCGAGGTTGCGGCTCAAGGCTTTAACGTATGGCAAGGATCCGTCTATTTCGGATGAGTCTGAGGAGCATGTGAAGATTGATGTGGATGCGGTGGTGGCCATGTATGAGGACTTTGTAATTCCGTTGACCAAGGAGGTTGAGGTGGAGTACTTGATGCAGAGATTGGAAGGTGAACAATAG
- a CDS encoding BCP1 protein (similar to Metarhizium robertsii ARSEF 23 XP_007817452.1), whose amino-acid sequence MGKKRSREEGKEVPPADAGADRMDEDSNDEEDFDMVDVEFEWFNFDPEIDFHGIKALLRQLFDVDANVFNMSALADLVLSQPTIGSTVKVDGKETDPYAMLTALNTHVHRETEPMNDILKYLVEKAQTNDSLAVIPELINAGKHVGLVFSERFINMPPEIGPPLYSMLIDEVEAAVEDKEPYEFSHYLILSKTYQEVESTLDVENRKKKKAKEEASTFFFHPEDEVLHKHALAYGSYSYTKEEDSVADSKRAFQEAGIKPAGHMILIEASKFPGAVKAINDYLRPQ is encoded by the exons atggGCAAGAAGAGATCAAGAGAAGAGGGTAAAGAGGTCCCGCCCGCCGACGCTGGTGCGGACCGAATGGATGAGGATAGCAACGACGAGGAG GACTTTGACATGGTAGACGTCGAGTTTGAATGGTTCAACTTTGACCCCGAAATCGACTTCCACGGCATCAAAGCCCTCCTGCGACAGCTCTTCGATGTAGATGCCAACGTATTCAACATGTCCGCGCTGGCCGACCTTGTCCTCTCCCAACCCACAATCGGTTCGACCGTCAAAGTCGACGGGAAAGAAACCGACCCATACGCCATGCTCACTGCCCTCAACACACATGTCCACCGCGAGACGGAGCCCATGAATGACATTCTGAAATACTTGGTCGAAAAGGCGCAAACAAACGACTCGCTAGCTGTGATCCCCGAGCTCATCAATGCCGGCAAGCATGTTGGATTGGTATTCTCCGAGCGTTTCATCAACATGCCGCCTGAAATTGGACCGCCGCTGTACTCAATGCTCATCGACGAGGTCGAGGCAGCggtggaggacaaggagcCATACGAGTTTTCGCACTACCTGATTCTATCCAAGACATACCAAGAAGTAGAGTCGACGCTGGACGTGGAGAatcgcaagaagaaaaaggccaaggaggaggcgTCTACCTTTTTCTTCCATCCTGAGGACGAGGTGTTGCACAAGCATGCTCTTGCATACGGTAGCTATTCGTacaccaaggaggaggattcGGTGGCGGACAGCAAGCGAGCATTCCAGGAGGCGGGCATCAAACCCGCTGGACATATGATTTTGATTGAAGCGAGCAAGTTTCCGGGTGCAGTTAAGGCCATCAATGACTACTTGCGGCCGCAGTAA
- a CDS encoding vacuolar protein sorting-associated protein vps17 (similar to Coccidioides immitis RS XP_001242183.1): MDYSASINESEDPAASPWGNSPGSSPHHTRTGFAPVAGENGSSPFPYSPQPGGLEASSDGEGFQRPGTATTESGTEGGDVEQSTTLGSSVTESASESHPEVSQASQASQPTGQQPASGLRRQAEQAQQPPPAQQRPQFKLQAKITGLERTGKKDPVLRFDVHTNLPSFRTTQYRDVRRLHSEFVKLGEHLISANPEALVPAVPPPVTAAGAGTDEDENRVKAMMQRWFTYVCSSETLMRDDEMVLFVESDFGYSPLVKMKQPATGVRRKILKQFAPPPDDTPELADARPTVKLFYLGTMDAGHKVDKMVKARRGLGLAESDYGVKLSNMHVQEPHPGLANAYKKLGRVIQTMGDYHAAQATAQAAAIGDPFQYHSQDAFIVKESLTNRQILIREFLQSQEATRSKLNAADRLKASSSVRREKVDEAITALDDARHFEANLYSKTNRVTQNLIHERRKWFFRTATDLRSSIRDYVLREIDAERRTLALLETVRPDIRSIDASGGLSRLGRESHPTVRRSSMASSQGPKGDAWSGVPRRSDATRSTSSSFMGKVTEENERAEEDAREGQRSSGLGGLNEEDDDDRIDARNAASRLATSTF, from the exons ATGGACTACAGCGCCTCAATCAACGAGTCCGAGGACCCGGCCGCCTCGCCTTGGGGCAATAGCCCCGGGTCATCGCCACATCATACACGCACCGGCTTCGCACCTGTTGCTGGCGAGAATGGCTCCTCGCCGTTCCCATATAGCCCGCAGCCTGGTGGCTTGGAAGCGTCCAGCGATGGTGAAGGCTTCCAGCGACCTGGCACCGCAACCACAGAATCGGGTACTGAAGGCGGTGATGTCGAGCAGTCTACGACTCTGGGATCTTCTGTGACCGAATCCGCGAGTGAATCGCACCCTGAGGTCTCCCAGGCTTCCCAGGCTTCCCAGCCAACAGGCCAACAACCAGCATCAGGGCTGAGACGCCAGGCCGAGCAAGCACAGCAACCTCCTCCCGCTCAACAAAGACCGCAGTTTAAGCTCCAGGCCAAGATAACAGGTTTGGAACGGACTGGCAAGAAGGACCCTGTGCTTCGTTTCGATGTTCAT ACCAACCTCCCGTCGTTCCGAACCACGCAATACCGAGATGTCAGACGTCTGCATTCCGAATTCGTCAAGCTCGGAGAGCACCTCATCTCTGCCAACCCCGAAGCCCTCGTCCCTGCGGTTCCGCCTCCTGTAACTGCCGCTGGTGCTGGAACGGACGAAGACGAGAACCGCGTCAAGGCCATGATGCAGCGATGGTTTACTTATGTCTGCAGCAGTGAGACTCTCATGCGAGACGATGAGATGGTTTTATTTGTTGAGAGCGATTTTGGCTACAGCCCCTTGGTCAAGATGAAGCAACCAGCCACAGGAGTCCGAAGAAAGATCCTCAAGCAGTTTGCCCCTCCGCCTGATGATACCCCCGAGCTAGCAGATGCTCGTCCCACCGTGAAGCTTTTCTACCTCGGAACCATGGATGCCGGCCACAAGGTTGACAAAATGGTCAAAGCGAGAAGAG GACTTGGACTCGCTGAATCCGACTACGGCGTCAAGCTCAGCAACATGCACGTTCAAGAACCCCACCCGGGTCTCGCCAACGCCTACAAAAAGCTTGGCCGAGTGATCCAGACAATGGGCGACTACCACGCTGCCCAGGCCACCGCCCAAGCAGCCGCCATAGGCGACCCCTTCCAATACCACTCGCAAGACGccttcatcgtcaaagagTCCCTTACTAACCGACAAATCCTGATCCGAGAATTCCTTCAATCCCAAGAAGCGACGCGAAGCAAACTCAATGCCGCAGACCGTCTAAAAGCCAGCTCCAGCGTACGCCGTGAAAAGGTCGACGAAGCAATCACTGCCCTCGATGATGCCCGCCACTTCGAAGCCAACCTATACAGTAAAACCAACCGCGTGACACAAAACCTCATCCACGAACGAAGGAAGTGGTTCTTTAGGACGGCTACAGATCTCCGAAGCAGTATCCGCGACTATGTGCTCCGCGAAATTGATGCAGAGCGACGAACCCTTGCGCTTTTGGAGACGGTCCGGCCTGATATCCGCTCCATTGACGCATCGGGCGGTCTGAGCCGACTGGGTCGTGAATCACACCCTACTGTGCGACGATCAAGCATGGCGTCCAGCCAGGGACCCAAGGGTGATGCTTGGAGCGGCGTGCCCCGTCGGTCGGATGCTACGCGCAGCACGTCGAGTAGCTTTATGGGTAAGGTTACTGAGGAGAATGAGCGTGCGGAGGAGGACGCGAGAGAGGGGCAGAGGAGCTCTGGATTGGGGGGTCTGaatgaggaggatgatgacgataGAATTGATGCGAGAAATGCGGCGAGTAGGCTGGCTACCAGTACTTTttaa
- a CDS encoding COP9 signalosome subunit 6 (CsnF) (similar to Cordyceps militaris CM01 XP_006669399.1), which yields MSAKPSNPLISSQNSSQLQAVLHPLVLLTISDYITRHTLRQQTGPVIGGLLGQQNGREITIEHAFECHTREAPEVDGGYLLDASKFGARLEQMVTVHKERQLDFVGWYTLLPGTGPTPTILPIHSQILEGWNESAVVLGFHPEEVLNHTVGGKLPLTIYESNYEVDDQKPTEQDGEDKKMDDGEATLKLKFREVPYSVETDETEMISMNYVAEGGGNATAASAPTPAARDEKPTRSIESKGKGKRRLVEAQGEDNEPLDESGVSYLSREEAEMVASLTTKANAIKMLHSRIRLLTTYLERLPPSYISGEKADVETMDTDHTTPSLPILRQIQALVNRLGLVIPSDQESFDREMLQESNNANLIGLLNSVMQSVHGARDVGKKFYVVEMTKAMGRRGAAGDFLASPGFNMPGAGDILI from the exons ATGTCGGCAAAGCCCTCCAACCCGCTCATCTCGAGCCAAAACAGCTCCCAGCTCCAAGCAGTCCTCCACCCTCTCGTGCTTCTCACCATATCCGACTACATCACACGACACACCCTACGGCAACAAACAGGTCCCGTAATCGGTGGCCTGCTTGGCCAGCAGAATGGCCGTGAAATCACAATCGAGCATGCTTTTGAATGCCACACGAGAGAGGCACCAGAGGTAGATGGTGGCTACTTGCTGGATGCCTCCAAGTTTGGAGCTAGACTAGAGCAGA TGGTTACTGTACACAAGGAACGGCAATTAGATTTCGTAGGCTGGTATACCCTCTTGCCGGGTACCGGCCCAACACCGACCATCCTCCCAATCCACAGCCAAATTCTCGAAGGATGGAACGAATCAGCCGTAGTCCTAGGCTTCCACCCAGAAGAAGTCCTGAATCACACAGTCGGTGGCAAGCTCCCACTCACCATCTACGAAAGCAACTACGAAGTCGACGATCAAAAACCCACCGAGCAAGACGGCgaagacaagaagatggaCGACGGCGAGGCCACTCTGAAGCTCAAATTCCGCGAGGTCCCATACTCTGTGGAAACAGACGAAACCGAAATGATTAGCATGAACTACGTTGCCGAAGGAGGAGGCAACGCTACCGCTGCTTCAGCCCCCACCCCGGCAGCCAGAGACGAGAAACCCACCAGATCCATCGAGTCTAAaggcaagggcaagagaCGACTAGTTGAAGCTCAGGGCGAGGACAACGAGCCACTAGATGAAAGCGGCGTCTCATACCTAAgcagagaagaagcagaaatgGTCGCCTCGCTGACTACTAAAGCAAACGccatcaagatgctgcaCTCGCGCATCCGTCTCCTGACAACATATCTCGAACGCCTCCCGCCGTCATACATCTCTGGCGAAAAAGCCGACGTCGAAACCATGGACACAGACCACACCACCCCATCGTTACCTATCCTTCGACAGATCCAAGCGCTTGTAAATAGACTGGGTCTCGTCATCCCATCGGACCAAGAGTCCTTTGATCGGGAGATGCTGCAGGAATCGAACAATGCCAATCTCATTGGCCTTTTGAATAGTGTGATGCAAAGCGTTCACGGCGCAAGAGACGTAGGCAAGAAGTTCTACGTTGTCGAGATGACAAAGGcgatggggaggaggggtGCTGCTGGGGATTTTTTGGCGTCACCGGGATTTAATATGCCTGGTGCTGGGGATATTTTAATCTga